A portion of the Chryseobacterium tructae genome contains these proteins:
- a CDS encoding helix-turn-helix domain-containing protein has translation MTFGQQLFFFFSAIGAFNGLLLGIYLLFVKKQKDLSHLFLGVLLLMLSIRIGKSVFIYFDRDLPKIYLQIGLSACLLIGPALYYFIRSLEIRNQSDIQSWKYVFGILTGIIIIGGYFISYAEYPYLWNHYIVQLIYIEWALFIIWAGYEYVKYIKNKQWASQTHVSSIYFSNVIIFLAYLFFLIGWIKGAYIAGSITFSFLLYLNFLFFFNRKNEVISKNGKVNKYANKKIPEAQADNFVSKLENLMKTEELYKNPDLKLSDLAVKLNISSHRLSQLLNDNLGKNFSIYINEYRIHEACERILNATHLKIEEIGYEVGFNSKSTFFTTFKKIKKTTPLLYREAFQENEEVRCKLS, from the coding sequence ATGACTTTCGGACAACAGTTATTCTTCTTCTTTAGTGCAATAGGAGCTTTCAATGGGCTATTGTTGGGGATTTATTTATTGTTTGTGAAAAAACAGAAAGATCTGTCTCATTTGTTTTTAGGTGTGCTTTTGCTTATGTTGAGTATTAGAATCGGAAAATCGGTTTTTATATATTTTGATCGTGATCTTCCAAAAATCTACCTGCAAATAGGCTTGTCGGCATGTCTTCTGATAGGTCCGGCCTTATATTATTTTATCCGCTCATTAGAGATTCGTAACCAATCTGATATACAGAGTTGGAAATATGTATTCGGAATCCTTACAGGAATAATCATTATAGGTGGGTATTTTATTTCTTATGCTGAATATCCATATTTATGGAACCACTATATAGTACAACTCATCTATATTGAATGGGCATTATTCATTATATGGGCAGGATATGAATATGTAAAATATATTAAAAATAAACAATGGGCATCTCAAACACATGTCTCTTCTATATATTTCAGTAACGTAATTATTTTTCTGGCCTATCTGTTTTTTTTAATAGGCTGGATAAAAGGAGCATATATCGCAGGAAGTATTACTTTTTCATTTTTATTATATCTCAATTTTTTATTCTTTTTCAACAGGAAAAATGAAGTTATATCGAAAAATGGGAAAGTAAATAAATATGCTAATAAAAAAATTCCAGAAGCTCAGGCAGATAATTTTGTTTCAAAACTGGAGAATTTGATGAAAACCGAAGAGCTTTATAAGAATCCTGATCTAAAGCTGAGTGATCTGGCGGTTAAATTGAATATCTCTTCCCACCGACTTTCACAACTGCTGAACGATAACCTCGGCAAAAATTTTTCTATATATATTAACGAGTATAGAATCCATGAAGCTTGTGAAAGAATACTAAATGCCACTCATCTTAAAATAGAAGAGATAGGTTATGAAGTCGGGTTCAATTCCAAATCTACTTTTTTCACTACTTTCAAAAAAATAAAAAAAACAACTCCTCTCCTTTACCGTGAGGCTTTTCAGGAAAATGAGGAGGTTCGTTGTAAACTATCATAA